A single window of Archangium gephyra DNA harbors:
- the argC gene encoding N-acetyl-gamma-glutamyl-phosphate reductase, which translates to MANKVKAVLIGGTGYGGAEILRRLLFNPNVDVVRVTAVDNIGKKVGDVHFNLAGLTDLSFQEMPPAQAVAGADVAFLAMPHKTTAKVVLDILNTGVRIVDLSGDFRLRDAAAYAKYYGVDHPAPQMLTDGSFTYGMPELNREAIRKARYIASPGCFATTIALGLLPLAKAGLLTGPIHTVAATGSSGSGANPQITTHHPLRAANLRTYKPLEHQHIPEILQTLRIAGGKEDMSLEFVPVSAPLPRGIFSTSFAEVPASVTQEQLTAAWKTAFGNEPFIRIVSGGRQPEVVGVSGSNYVEVGFTLGPVTGNTRRVVCFSALDNLVKGGAGQAIQSFNLMMGWDERLTLAEPGLWP; encoded by the coding sequence ATGGCCAACAAGGTCAAGGCAGTCCTCATCGGCGGTACCGGTTACGGCGGAGCCGAGATCCTCCGCCGGCTCCTCTTCAACCCCAACGTGGACGTGGTCCGCGTCACGGCGGTGGACAACATCGGCAAGAAGGTGGGCGACGTCCACTTCAACCTCGCCGGGCTCACGGACCTCTCCTTCCAGGAGATGCCCCCCGCCCAGGCCGTGGCCGGCGCGGACGTGGCCTTCCTGGCCATGCCCCACAAGACCACCGCCAAGGTGGTGCTGGACATCCTCAACACGGGCGTGCGCATCGTGGACCTGTCCGGCGACTTCCGCCTGCGCGACGCGGCCGCCTACGCGAAGTACTACGGCGTGGACCACCCGGCGCCGCAGATGCTCACCGACGGCTCCTTCACCTACGGCATGCCGGAGCTCAACCGCGAGGCCATCCGCAAGGCGCGCTACATCGCCAGCCCCGGCTGCTTCGCCACCACCATCGCGCTCGGCCTGCTGCCGCTGGCCAAGGCGGGCCTGCTCACCGGCCCCATCCACACCGTGGCCGCCACGGGCTCCTCGGGCAGCGGCGCCAACCCGCAGATCACCACGCACCACCCGCTGCGCGCGGCCAACCTGCGCACGTACAAGCCGCTCGAGCACCAGCACATCCCCGAGATCCTCCAGACGCTGCGCATCGCGGGAGGCAAGGAGGACATGTCGCTGGAGTTCGTGCCCGTGTCGGCGCCGCTGCCGCGCGGCATCTTCTCCACCTCGTTCGCCGAGGTGCCCGCCTCCGTCACGCAGGAGCAGCTCACCGCCGCGTGGAAGACGGCGTTTGGCAACGAGCCCTTCATCCGCATTGTGAGCGGCGGCCGCCAGCCCGAGGTGGTGGGCGTGTCCGGCAGCAACTACGTGGAGGTGGGCTTCACGCTCGGCCCCGTGACGGGCAATACCCGGCGCGTGGTGTGCTTCTCGGCGCTCGACAACCTGGTGAAGGGCGGCGCGGGCCAGGCCATCCAGAGCTTCAACCTCATGATGGGCTGGGACGAGCGCCTCACGCTCGCCGAGCCGGGGCTGTGGCCGTGA
- a CDS encoding GNAT family N-acetyltransferase: MSTELKLRPIEPRDDTAVAAIIRKVMPEFGASGPGFAIHDPEVNGMSAAYGRPGCAYWVVEDEAGRVLGGGGIAPLDGGEPGVCELRKMYFLPEVRGRGVGERLLRQCLTFAREKGYRTCYLETLEGMKQAQKLYQRLGFQPLCAPMGATGHFGCDRWYALELR, translated from the coding sequence ATGAGCACGGAACTGAAGCTGCGCCCCATCGAGCCGCGCGACGACACGGCGGTGGCGGCGATCATCCGAAAGGTCATGCCCGAGTTCGGCGCGAGCGGCCCGGGCTTCGCCATCCACGACCCCGAAGTGAACGGCATGAGCGCGGCCTACGGGCGCCCGGGTTGCGCCTACTGGGTGGTGGAGGACGAGGCCGGCCGCGTCCTGGGTGGAGGCGGCATCGCCCCCCTGGACGGAGGCGAGCCCGGCGTCTGCGAGCTGCGGAAGATGTACTTCCTGCCCGAGGTGCGCGGGCGCGGCGTGGGCGAGCGGCTGCTGCGCCAGTGCCTCACGTTCGCCCGCGAGAAGGGCTACCGCACGTGCTACCTGGAGACGCTCGAGGGGATGAAGCAGGCGCAGAAGCTGTACCAGCGCCTGGGCTTCCAGCCCCTGTGCGCGCCCATGGGCGCCACGGGCCACTTCGGCTGCGATCGCTGGTACGCGCTCGAGCTGCGCTGA
- a CDS encoding aldo/keto reductase has protein sequence MKQRRLGRSDIELSAIGLGCWQFSEGSGLAGGFWEALPTQTVEEIVDASLRGGINWFDTAEAYGDGRSERALSNALTRLGKKPGDVVVATKWFPYPFRGASSIVNTIGDRLTHLSPFGIDLHQIHQPFTLASVAAQANAMADLVQAGKIRTVGVSNFSAKRMRAFHDVLARRGVPLVSNQMQYSLLDRRIESNGVLAAAKELGITIIAYSPLAQGLLSGKFHEDPTLVRTRVGPRKFLPNFRAKGLERSRPLIEELRKIATAHGVTPSQVALNWLIHFHGDSVVVIPGATKRRHAEENVGAGEFTLSSDELRRIDELSRQFL, from the coding sequence GTGAAACAGCGAAGACTGGGGCGGTCGGACATCGAGCTCTCCGCCATTGGATTGGGGTGCTGGCAGTTCTCCGAGGGCTCGGGCCTGGCGGGTGGTTTCTGGGAGGCCCTGCCCACCCAGACGGTGGAGGAGATCGTCGACGCGTCCCTGCGCGGAGGCATCAACTGGTTCGACACCGCCGAGGCCTATGGGGACGGCCGCTCGGAGCGGGCCCTCTCCAATGCCCTCACACGGCTGGGGAAGAAGCCCGGTGACGTCGTCGTCGCCACGAAGTGGTTTCCGTATCCGTTTCGCGGCGCCTCCAGCATCGTCAACACGATTGGCGACCGGCTCACGCACCTGAGTCCCTTTGGAATCGACCTGCATCAGATCCACCAGCCCTTCACGCTCGCCTCGGTCGCGGCCCAGGCCAACGCGATGGCGGACCTGGTCCAGGCCGGGAAGATCCGCACGGTGGGGGTGAGCAACTTCTCCGCGAAGCGGATGCGGGCGTTCCACGACGTGCTGGCCCGCCGGGGCGTCCCGCTCGTGTCCAATCAGATGCAGTACAGCCTGCTGGACCGGCGCATCGAATCGAACGGAGTGCTCGCCGCGGCGAAGGAGCTCGGCATCACCATCATCGCGTACTCACCGCTGGCGCAGGGCCTGCTGTCGGGCAAGTTCCACGAGGACCCGACGCTCGTCCGCACCCGCGTGGGCCCGCGCAAGTTCCTGCCGAACTTCCGCGCCAAGGGGCTCGAGCGCAGCCGCCCGCTCATCGAGGAGCTGCGGAAGATCGCCACCGCTCATGGCGTCACGCCCTCACAGGTGGCCCTCAACTGGTTGATCCACTTCCACGGGGACTCGGTGGTGGTCATCCCGGGAGCGACGAAGCGGCGCCACGCCGAGGAGAACGTCGGGGCGGGGGAGTTCACCCTCTCGTCCGACGAGCTGCGCCGCATCGATGAGCTGTCGCGGCAGTTCCTCTGA
- a CDS encoding porin produces the protein MSSSYRPVFQALLSGATLLLSPLSLAQQDQATQPPATEPTPEATPAPAATTPAPEAALPPEAKKEKEKEKETPWYERIKLRGYTQFRYNRLPSFQRNDDLINEQGDRFLGKNNSFGIRRARLIISGDVHERVSVYLQPDFASVIGEQFNVAILRDWYADIFLDAKKEFRLRVGQSKVPFGFENLQSSSNRAAFDRNDALNSAFRDERELGVFFYWAPEEIRQRFADLANSKLKGSGDYGVVGLGVFNGQGANRPERNDNLHAVARFTWPFLFGKQYVEAGVQGYYGRFNAATGTGYSLRGGNDMVDARAAATLVIYPQPIGFVAEYNVGRGPSLGEGDENTLVASRPLHGGYAQLMYRVDNVLGGSLLPYVRGTLFQGGKKAETNAPRYDVRELELGVEWQILKALEVTGAYVLADRTSSRAPYEQEQGHVTRIQVQVNY, from the coding sequence ATGTCTTCTTCCTACCGCCCCGTCTTCCAGGCCCTGCTGTCGGGTGCCACCCTGCTGCTGTCCCCCCTGTCGCTGGCCCAGCAGGACCAGGCCACCCAGCCGCCCGCCACCGAGCCCACGCCCGAGGCCACGCCCGCGCCCGCCGCCACGACGCCCGCACCCGAGGCGGCTCTCCCTCCCGAGGCCAAGAAGGAGAAGGAGAAGGAGAAGGAGACGCCCTGGTACGAGCGCATCAAGCTCCGGGGCTACACGCAGTTCCGCTACAACCGGCTCCCGAGCTTCCAGCGCAACGACGACCTCATCAACGAGCAGGGCGACCGATTCCTCGGGAAGAACAACAGCTTCGGCATCCGGCGGGCGCGGCTCATCATCTCCGGCGACGTCCACGAGCGCGTCTCCGTCTACCTGCAGCCCGACTTCGCCTCGGTCATCGGAGAGCAGTTCAACGTGGCCATCCTGCGGGACTGGTACGCCGACATCTTCCTCGACGCGAAGAAGGAGTTCCGGCTGCGCGTGGGCCAGTCGAAGGTGCCGTTCGGCTTCGAGAACCTCCAGTCGAGCTCGAACCGCGCCGCCTTCGACCGCAACGACGCCCTCAACAGCGCGTTCCGGGACGAGCGCGAGCTGGGCGTGTTCTTCTACTGGGCGCCCGAGGAGATCCGCCAGCGCTTCGCGGACCTGGCCAACAGCAAGCTCAAGGGCTCGGGTGACTACGGCGTGGTGGGCCTCGGCGTCTTCAACGGCCAGGGCGCCAACCGCCCCGAGCGCAACGACAACCTGCACGCCGTGGCCCGCTTCACCTGGCCCTTCCTGTTCGGCAAGCAGTACGTCGAGGCCGGCGTGCAGGGCTACTACGGCCGCTTCAACGCCGCCACCGGCACCGGGTACAGCCTCCGTGGCGGGAACGACATGGTGGATGCCCGCGCCGCCGCCACCCTCGTCATCTACCCGCAGCCCATCGGCTTCGTCGCCGAGTACAACGTGGGCCGCGGCCCGTCCCTCGGCGAGGGAGACGAGAACACCCTCGTCGCCAGCCGCCCGCTGCACGGGGGCTACGCGCAGCTCATGTACCGGGTGGACAACGTGCTCGGCGGCTCGCTCCTGCCCTACGTGCGAGGCACCCTCTTCCAGGGCGGCAAGAAGGCCGAGACGAACGCCCCCCGCTACGACGTGCGTGAGCTGGAGCTGGGCGTGGAGTGGCAGATCCTCAAGGCCCTGGAGGTGACGGGGGCCTACGTCCTCGCGGACCGCACCTCCTCGCGCGCCCCCTACGAGCAGGAGCAGGGGCACGTGACGCGCATCCAGGTCCAGGTGAACTACTGA
- a CDS encoding endonuclease III domain-containing protein, translating to MVLARVRESIRGFADAAMFELAERGHASLFEQLVGCILSIRTRDEVTLPVALRLLSQARTPEAMRQLGPERIGVLIRPVTFSEQKAGTLHALATRTVEEFGGELPCDAQVLQTFKGVGPKCAHLALGIACGQARISVDIHVHRVTNRWGYVRAGTPEQTLAALEAVLPREHWVELNRLLVPFGKHVCTGTQPRCSTCPVLSMCQQVGVRHPR from the coding sequence GTGGTGCTCGCGCGGGTGCGCGAGTCCATCCGGGGTTTCGCGGACGCCGCCATGTTCGAGCTGGCGGAGCGCGGCCATGCGAGCCTCTTCGAGCAGCTCGTGGGCTGCATCCTCTCCATCCGCACGCGCGACGAGGTGACGCTGCCCGTGGCGCTGCGGCTGCTGTCCCAGGCCCGGACGCCCGAGGCCATGCGCCAGCTGGGGCCGGAGCGCATCGGCGTCCTCATCCGCCCGGTGACGTTCTCCGAGCAGAAGGCGGGGACACTCCACGCCCTCGCCACGCGCACGGTGGAGGAGTTCGGCGGCGAGCTGCCGTGCGACGCACAGGTGCTACAGACCTTCAAGGGCGTGGGGCCCAAGTGCGCGCACCTGGCGCTGGGCATCGCCTGCGGGCAGGCCCGCATCAGCGTGGACATCCACGTGCACCGGGTGACGAACCGCTGGGGCTACGTGCGGGCGGGCACTCCCGAGCAGACGCTGGCCGCGCTGGAGGCGGTGCTGCCCCGGGAGCACTGGGTGGAGCTCAACCGGTTGCTGGTGCCCTTTGGCAAGCACGTGTGCACGGGCACGCAGCCCAGGTGCTCCACGTGCCCGGTGCTGTCCATGTGCCAGCAGGTGGGCGTGCGCCACCCGCGCTGA
- a CDS encoding phospholipase D-like domain-containing protein, translating to MTLPPGLGAFNHALYQSTRVRLEPGHRVELVENGAIFDEIVEAIRQATESVHILVFIWRPSEPSERIIEALCERARAGVACRVIVDPVGSEEVSGEHDFDPMVEWRLREGGVEVHYFRPLSGRWLGRLFGRTHHKLVLIDGKVGFTGGFGIWKSWQGQGDSPEEWRDTNVRVEGPAVRDMQIAFARSWQECGGALLPESCFPEPSPGFEHDTCAGFVESIGASGISEAERMLRMVFAEARERLWIANAYFTPPKAILEQLLEKRKQGVDVRVLAAGPVHDWRIVRASQRATYERMLKGGVRMWEYQPSMMHSKTVLVDDWLTVVGSTNLDALSLHRMREGSLVVADRRLAAKLAQCWARDLTHSKEVTLASGGRTNPWRRFARRVTQLLAVDR from the coding sequence ATGACGCTGCCACCCGGGCTGGGCGCCTTCAACCACGCGCTCTATCAGTCCACCCGCGTGCGGCTCGAGCCGGGCCACCGCGTGGAGCTCGTGGAGAACGGAGCCATCTTCGACGAGATCGTCGAGGCCATCCGCCAGGCCACCGAGTCCGTCCACATCCTCGTCTTCATCTGGCGGCCCAGCGAGCCGTCCGAGCGCATCATCGAGGCGTTGTGTGAGCGCGCGCGCGCCGGAGTCGCCTGCCGCGTCATCGTGGACCCCGTGGGCAGCGAGGAGGTCAGCGGCGAGCACGACTTCGATCCCATGGTGGAGTGGCGGCTGCGCGAGGGCGGTGTCGAGGTGCACTACTTCCGGCCGCTCTCGGGACGGTGGCTCGGCCGGCTCTTCGGGCGGACGCACCACAAGCTCGTGCTCATCGACGGGAAGGTGGGCTTCACCGGAGGCTTCGGCATCTGGAAGTCCTGGCAGGGCCAGGGAGACAGTCCCGAGGAGTGGCGCGACACCAACGTGCGCGTGGAGGGCCCCGCGGTGCGCGACATGCAGATCGCCTTCGCGCGCTCGTGGCAGGAGTGTGGCGGCGCGCTGCTCCCGGAGAGCTGCTTCCCCGAGCCCTCCCCCGGTTTCGAGCACGACACCTGCGCGGGCTTCGTGGAGAGCATCGGCGCCTCCGGCATCTCCGAGGCCGAGCGCATGCTGCGCATGGTGTTCGCCGAGGCCCGCGAGCGGCTGTGGATCGCCAATGCGTACTTCACCCCGCCCAAGGCCATCCTCGAGCAGCTGCTGGAGAAGCGGAAGCAGGGCGTGGACGTGCGGGTGCTCGCGGCCGGGCCCGTGCACGACTGGCGCATCGTCCGTGCCTCGCAGCGCGCCACCTACGAGCGCATGCTGAAGGGCGGCGTCCGCATGTGGGAGTACCAGCCCTCCATGATGCACTCCAAGACGGTGCTCGTGGACGACTGGCTGACGGTGGTGGGCTCCACCAACCTGGACGCGCTGTCGTTGCACCGCATGCGCGAGGGCTCCCTGGTGGTGGCGGACCGGAGGCTCGCCGCGAAGCTGGCGCAGTGCTGGGCGCGCGACCTGACGCACTCCAAGGAGGTGACGCTCGCGAGCGGTGGGCGCACCAACCCGTGGCGGCGCTTCGCACGGCGGGTGACGCAGCTGCTCGCCGTGGACCGATGA
- a CDS encoding M48 family metalloprotease encodes MSRRLLFPCLLLVLAACVRNPVTGKRQLSLVSTQDEIEIGKQAAQDARQSLGLLQHPAAQEYVARVGRSLAAKSERPDLPWSFQVLDDPTVNAFALPGGPIFVTRGILTHLNSEAELAAVLGHEIGHVTARHSATQITRAQLSQLGLGLGTVLVPDLARYGGLASAGLQLMLLKYGRDAETQADELGLRYMLDERYDAREMVGLFQMLSRVSGTEGSRLPTWLATHPNPEDRLKETQRRLAGLNLDASTLRVEREPFLRLLQDMPYGENPRQGFFQGARFLHPELRFQLDFPQGWKMANQTQAVLAVSPQQDALVGLGVVGNVPPEQALRQFFANQAVQPLPVAPVGLPPLTRYFEARTEQGVLQGVTAFVSHGGSTYQLIGYTAAGQLAAHEPAFRATLASFRELNDPAVLGVQPARIDLVTLGEPMTLEQFNARHPSTVPLKELATLNGLEPGGAIPAGRMVKRVVGGVLPRSP; translated from the coding sequence ATGTCCCGACGACTTCTCTTCCCGTGTCTGTTGCTCGTCCTGGCCGCGTGTGTGCGCAACCCCGTCACCGGCAAGCGGCAGTTGTCCCTCGTCTCCACGCAGGACGAAATCGAGATTGGCAAACAAGCGGCCCAGGACGCGCGGCAGTCCCTCGGGCTGCTGCAACACCCCGCGGCACAGGAGTACGTGGCCCGGGTGGGCAGGAGCCTCGCGGCGAAGTCGGAGCGGCCGGACCTACCCTGGAGCTTCCAGGTGCTGGACGATCCCACGGTGAATGCCTTCGCGCTGCCGGGCGGCCCCATCTTCGTGACGCGCGGCATCCTCACCCACCTCAACTCCGAGGCGGAGCTGGCGGCGGTGCTGGGGCACGAGATCGGCCACGTCACGGCGCGGCACTCGGCCACGCAGATAACGCGGGCGCAGCTCTCGCAGCTGGGCCTGGGGCTGGGCACGGTGCTGGTGCCGGACCTGGCCCGGTACGGCGGGCTCGCCTCGGCCGGGCTGCAGCTGATGCTGCTCAAGTACGGGCGCGACGCGGAGACCCAGGCCGATGAGCTGGGCCTGCGCTACATGCTCGACGAGCGCTACGACGCGCGCGAGATGGTGGGCCTCTTCCAGATGCTCTCGCGCGTGAGCGGCACCGAGGGCAGCCGGCTCCCCACCTGGCTGGCCACGCACCCCAACCCGGAGGACCGGCTGAAGGAGACGCAGCGGCGCCTGGCCGGGCTGAACCTGGACGCCTCCACGCTCCGGGTGGAGCGGGAGCCCTTCCTGCGCCTGCTCCAGGACATGCCCTACGGGGAGAACCCGCGGCAGGGCTTCTTCCAGGGGGCGCGCTTCCTCCACCCGGAGCTGCGCTTCCAGCTGGACTTCCCCCAGGGCTGGAAGATGGCCAACCAGACGCAGGCGGTGCTCGCCGTCAGCCCCCAGCAGGACGCCCTCGTGGGGCTCGGCGTGGTGGGCAACGTCCCTCCCGAGCAGGCCCTGCGGCAGTTCTTCGCGAACCAGGCCGTGCAGCCGCTCCCCGTGGCCCCCGTGGGCCTGCCCCCGCTCACGCGCTACTTCGAGGCCCGAACGGAGCAGGGCGTCCTCCAGGGGGTGACGGCCTTCGTCTCCCATGGCGGTAGCACCTACCAGCTCATCGGCTACACGGCGGCCGGCCAGCTCGCCGCCCATGAGCCGGCCTTCCGCGCCACCCTCGCCAGCTTCCGCGAGCTGAATGATCCAGCGGTGCTCGGCGTGCAGCCGGCGCGCATCGACCTGGTGACGCTCGGCGAGCCCATGACGCTGGAGCAGTTCAACGCCCGCCACCCCTCCACCGTCCCCCTGAAGGAGCTGGCCACCCTCAACGGCCTCGAGCCCGGTGGGGCGATCCCCGCCGGACGGATGGTGAAGCGCGTCGTGGGGGGCGTGCTTCCACGCTCGCCGTGA
- a CDS encoding GAF domain-containing protein, giving the protein MSLEAFTKVTEASKLLVEHGFSGQAVMSAIEMVGKALGVDRAVVYENSTATMPGKRLAPLRHAWGTAPMTPLIQTFPLKDQMSGWVEVLSRGQPVWDLVRNIQGPLQVNLEAQSVQSVLLSPINVGNINGQWWGFLRLDDCKKERRWSSDELTVVRTLSRSLSNALRQDMRREQLAQTRQDLESMMQRCAATGTR; this is encoded by the coding sequence ATGTCGCTCGAAGCATTCACGAAGGTGACCGAGGCCTCGAAGCTGCTGGTGGAGCACGGATTCTCTGGCCAGGCGGTGATGTCGGCCATCGAGATGGTGGGCAAGGCACTCGGGGTGGACCGGGCGGTGGTGTACGAGAACAGCACGGCGACGATGCCGGGCAAGCGCCTGGCGCCGCTGCGGCACGCGTGGGGCACGGCGCCGATGACGCCGCTCATCCAGACGTTCCCGCTGAAGGATCAGATGTCGGGTTGGGTGGAGGTGCTCTCGCGTGGGCAGCCGGTCTGGGATCTGGTGCGCAACATCCAGGGGCCGCTGCAGGTGAACCTGGAGGCGCAGAGCGTGCAGTCGGTGCTGCTGAGCCCCATCAACGTGGGCAACATCAACGGCCAGTGGTGGGGCTTCCTGCGGCTGGACGACTGCAAGAAGGAGCGGCGGTGGTCGTCGGATGAGCTGACGGTGGTGAGGACGCTGTCGCGCTCGCTGTCGAACGCGCTGCGCCAGGACATGCGGCGCGAGCAGCTGGCGCAGACGCGGCAGGATCTGGAGAGCATGATGCAGCGCTGCGCGGCGACGGGCACGCGCTGA
- a CDS encoding reverse transcriptase family protein yields the protein MSSQPPRNRQELYDRIRAGSKDEVVLEEMVRLGFWPARSERPGDPVDVMHRRNELQAELRALTTEQTRLGNLEAMKRELRKRRLEESRRKQQETKERRERERLARAAAWKERKGKELLFLGRGVSGGLSERTPDEAKLTRLGLPVLATPEVLAQALGLSVGKLRALCFTRTASTTSHYVRFQLPKKTGGTRLISAPLPRLKAAQAWVLENILEKVPVHDAAHGFRAGRSIVTNARPHVGAGVVVNLDLKDFFPSVLYPRVKGVFAKLGYSEATATVLALLCTEPDVEEVELDGQRFFVAQGGRRLPQGAPTSPALTNILCRRLDRRLSGAARKLGFVYTRYADDLTFSAHGPGPHDAGELLRFVRWLVGEEDFTPHPDKTRVLRRGRQQEVTGVVVNDKPGVDRETLKRFRALLHQLEKSGPEGKRWGNSGDVIASAVGYANYVAMVDPVKGAALQRKARALEARYGRRPSPPPRAKVAKGGAQAGGSAPASSSAPAQAPETPAVAPPAPAATPDSGQKPTEPPKKKWWKLF from the coding sequence ATGTCCTCCCAGCCTCCGCGTAACCGACAGGAGCTGTACGACCGCATCCGCGCCGGCTCCAAGGACGAGGTCGTCCTGGAGGAGATGGTGCGCCTGGGCTTCTGGCCGGCCCGCAGCGAGCGCCCCGGGGACCCGGTGGACGTGATGCACCGCCGCAACGAGCTGCAGGCGGAGCTGCGCGCGCTCACCACCGAGCAGACCCGGCTCGGCAACCTGGAGGCGATGAAGCGCGAGCTGCGCAAGCGGCGGCTGGAGGAGAGCCGGCGCAAGCAGCAGGAGACGAAGGAGCGGCGCGAGCGCGAGCGGCTGGCGCGGGCCGCGGCCTGGAAGGAGCGCAAGGGCAAGGAGCTGCTCTTCCTGGGCCGGGGCGTGTCCGGCGGCCTGAGCGAGCGCACCCCGGACGAGGCGAAGCTCACGCGCCTGGGGCTGCCCGTGCTGGCCACCCCGGAGGTGCTGGCGCAGGCGTTGGGGTTGAGCGTGGGGAAGCTCCGCGCGCTGTGCTTCACGCGCACCGCGTCCACCACCAGCCACTACGTGCGCTTCCAGCTGCCCAAGAAGACGGGTGGCACCCGGCTCATCTCCGCGCCCCTGCCGCGCCTGAAGGCGGCGCAGGCCTGGGTGCTGGAGAACATCCTCGAGAAGGTGCCCGTGCACGACGCGGCCCACGGCTTCCGCGCGGGGCGCTCCATCGTCACCAATGCCCGGCCCCACGTGGGCGCGGGCGTGGTGGTGAACCTGGACTTGAAGGACTTCTTCCCCTCGGTGCTCTACCCCCGGGTGAAGGGCGTCTTCGCGAAGCTCGGCTACAGCGAGGCCACCGCCACGGTGCTGGCCCTGCTGTGCACCGAGCCGGACGTGGAAGAGGTGGAGCTGGACGGGCAGCGCTTCTTCGTCGCCCAGGGTGGGCGGCGGCTGCCCCAGGGCGCGCCGACGTCGCCCGCGCTGACGAACATCCTCTGCCGGCGGTTGGACCGAAGGCTCTCCGGTGCGGCGCGCAAGCTGGGCTTCGTCTACACGCGCTACGCGGATGACCTCACCTTCTCCGCCCACGGGCCCGGGCCGCACGATGCGGGCGAGCTGCTGCGCTTCGTGCGCTGGCTGGTGGGCGAGGAGGACTTCACCCCGCACCCCGACAAGACGCGCGTGCTGCGCCGCGGCCGGCAGCAGGAGGTGACGGGCGTCGTCGTCAACGACAAGCCCGGCGTGGACCGCGAGACGCTCAAGCGCTTCCGCGCCCTGCTGCACCAGCTCGAGAAGAGCGGGCCCGAGGGCAAGCGCTGGGGCAACAGCGGGGATGTCATCGCCTCCGCCGTGGGCTACGCCAACTACGTGGCCATGGTGGACCCCGTGAAAGGCGCGGCGCTGCAGCGGAAGGCCCGCGCGCTGGAGGCCCGCTACGGACGCCGGCCCTCGCCTCCGCCCCGCGCGAAGGTGGCGAAGGGGGGCGCACAGGCGGGGGGCTCCGCGCCCGCGTCCTCCTCGGCTCCGGCCCAGGCTCCCGAGACTCCGGCGGTGGCTCCCCCGGCTCCGGCGGCCACTCCGGACAGCGGGCAGAAGCCCACCGAGCCGCCCAAGAAGAAGTGGTGGAAGCTGTTCTGA